The following proteins are co-located in the Peromyscus eremicus chromosome 13, PerEre_H2_v1, whole genome shotgun sequence genome:
- the C13H2orf80 gene encoding uncharacterized protein C2orf80 homolog — MEKRLVKQEVKRLLGEYIGIRLRENEFDPKGRGHLTFLDEMAHYDLAISVACQWLDPSEDLTWLQWEKVKTPLHGRPLYPNRKEREAVILSSYAGVLMNSIPVEEVLRIYGAHSSASPDSTKVSQALLPRRSLHPFAMLTAPNAAECNRRQSVKLRRGAMAKKTSSSNTKRAMVPNGNPGKGARTHSSRTEYV; from the exons ATGGAAAAGAGGCTTGTAAAGCAGGAGGTGAAAAGGCTGCT GGGAGAGTATATTGGCATCAGACTTCGGGAAAATGAATTTGATCCAAAAGGAAGAGGTCACCTCACCTTTCTAGATGAGATG GCCCACTACGACTTGGCCATCAGTGTCGCTTGCCAATGGCTAGATCCCTCAGAAGACTTAACTTGGCTCCAGTGGGAGAAAGT GAAAACGCCACTTCATGGCAGACCTCTGTATCCAAACCGAAAAGAGCGAGAAGCGGTGATCTTATCCTCTTACGCTGGAGTCTTAATG aACAGTATCCCAGTTGAGGAAGTCCTTAGAATCTACGGGGCTCATTCTTCTGCCAGTCCTGATTCTACCAAG GTCTCCCAGGCTCTGTTACCCCGCCGCTCCCTGCACCCCTTTGCCATGTTGACAGCACCCAACGCAGCCGAGTGCAACCGCAGACAGA GTGTCAAGTTGAGGAGAGGAGCAATGGCTAAAAAAACCTCCAGCAGCAATACAAAGAGAGCAATGGTGCCAAATGGGAATCCCGGAAAAGGTGCTCGTACACACAGCTCAAGAACAGAGTATGTCTAA
- the LOC131923312 gene encoding gamma-crystallin A isoform X1, translated as MGKITFYEDRSFQGRCYECSSDCPNLQTYFSRCNSIRVDSGCWMLYERPNYQGYQYFLRRGDYPDYQQWMGFSDSIRSCRSIPYQTSSHRIRLYERDDYRGLVSELTEDCSCIHDRFRLNEIYSMHVLEGCWVLYEMPNYRGRQYLLRPGDYRRYHDWGAMDAKVGSLRRVMDLY; from the exons ATGGGAAAG ATCACCTTCTACGAGGACCGCAGCTTCCAGGGCCGCTGCTATGAATGCAGCAGCGACTGCCCCAACCTGCAGACCTACTTCAGCCGCTGCAACTCCATCAGAGTGGACAGTGGCTGCTGGATGCTCTATGAGCGCCCCAACTACCAGGGCTACCAGTACTTCCTGAGGCGTGGGGACTACCCTGACTATCAGCAGTGGATGGGATTCAGTGACTCCATCCGCTCCTGCCGCTCCATCCCTTAC CAG ACCAGCTCTCACAGGATAAGGCTGTATGAGAGAGATGACTACCGGGGCCTTGTGTCTGAGCTCACAGAAGACTGCTCCTGCATCCATGATCGTTTCCGCCTCAATGAGATCTACTCTATGCACGTGCTGGAGGGCTGCTGGGTCCTCTACGAGATGCCCAACTACCGAGGCCGGCAGTACCTGCTCAGACCCGGAGACTACAGGCGCTACCATGACTGGGGCGCCATGGATGCCAAAGTCGGCTCCCTGAGACGGGTCATGGATTTGTACTAA
- the LOC131923312 gene encoding gamma-crystallin A isoform X2, with the protein MGKITFYEDRSFQGRCYECSSDCPNLQTYFSRCNSIRVDSGCWMLYERPNYQGYQYFLRRGDYPDYQQWMGFSDSIRSCRSIPYTSSHRIRLYERDDYRGLVSELTEDCSCIHDRFRLNEIYSMHVLEGCWVLYEMPNYRGRQYLLRPGDYRRYHDWGAMDAKVGSLRRVMDLY; encoded by the exons ATGGGAAAG ATCACCTTCTACGAGGACCGCAGCTTCCAGGGCCGCTGCTATGAATGCAGCAGCGACTGCCCCAACCTGCAGACCTACTTCAGCCGCTGCAACTCCATCAGAGTGGACAGTGGCTGCTGGATGCTCTATGAGCGCCCCAACTACCAGGGCTACCAGTACTTCCTGAGGCGTGGGGACTACCCTGACTATCAGCAGTGGATGGGATTCAGTGACTCCATCCGCTCCTGCCGCTCCATCCCTTAC ACCAGCTCTCACAGGATAAGGCTGTATGAGAGAGATGACTACCGGGGCCTTGTGTCTGAGCTCACAGAAGACTGCTCCTGCATCCATGATCGTTTCCGCCTCAATGAGATCTACTCTATGCACGTGCTGGAGGGCTGCTGGGTCCTCTACGAGATGCCCAACTACCGAGGCCGGCAGTACCTGCTCAGACCCGGAGACTACAGGCGCTACCATGACTGGGGCGCCATGGATGCCAAAGTCGGCTCCCTGAGACGGGTCATGGATTTGTACTAA
- the LOC131923183 gene encoding DNA-directed RNA polymerases I, II, and III subunit RPABC4-like, whose translation MDTQKDVQPPKQQPMIYICGECHTENEIKSRNPVRCRECGYRILCKKRTKILVVFDARCKQPGKSICVRDDFEQQLKPSNAQAGLQAEADAAAGRASYLFDYF comes from the exons ATGGACACCCAGAAAGATGTTCAACCCCCAAAGCAGCAGCCAATGATATATATTTGTGGAGAGTGTCACacggaaaatgaaataaagtccaggaatccagtcagATGCAGAGAATGTGGATACAGAATACTGTGCAAGAAAAGGACTAAAATATTGGTAGTTTTTGATGCTCGATGCAAA CAACCAGGCAAAAGCATCTGCGTTCGGGATGACTTTGAGCAGCAGCTCAAGCCTTCCAATGCTCAAGCCGGCCTGCAG GCTGAAGCAGATgcagcagcaggaagagcaagTTATCTCTTcgattatttttaa